A genome region from Akkermansiaceae bacterium includes the following:
- a CDS encoding type 1 glutamine amidotransferase domain-containing protein: MEEAPILLVLTNHAKLGDSGKLTGFFLSEAAHPYEVFTENGNPVTLASPKGGFAPLDPKSFDLKDEANASFWKKFGNGDEKKPGVEKTIALSEVDTKAYGAIFFAGGHGAMWDFPDSESLKKVTVSIYEDNGSVGAVCHGPAALVNVKLSDGKLLIAGKKTAVFTNSEESAVKLSETVPFLLQDSFEKAGATVETAEDFSENAVRDGRLVTGQNPASAKKAAELLLEALEKAE; the protein is encoded by the coding sequence ATGGAAGAAGCGCCTATTCTCCTGGTTCTCACCAACCACGCAAAACTGGGCGACTCCGGGAAACTCACGGGCTTCTTCCTCTCCGAAGCTGCGCATCCCTATGAGGTTTTCACGGAAAACGGAAACCCCGTCACACTGGCCAGCCCCAAGGGCGGCTTCGCCCCGCTTGATCCCAAGAGCTTCGATCTCAAGGATGAGGCGAACGCCTCGTTCTGGAAAAAATTCGGCAACGGGGACGAGAAGAAGCCCGGCGTCGAGAAGACGATCGCCCTCTCCGAAGTCGACACCAAGGCATACGGCGCGATCTTCTTCGCCGGTGGCCACGGCGCGATGTGGGATTTCCCCGATTCCGAATCGTTGAAAAAGGTCACCGTAAGCATTTACGAAGACAACGGATCAGTCGGCGCGGTCTGCCACGGCCCGGCGGCACTGGTGAACGTGAAGCTTTCCGATGGCAAACTCCTCATCGCCGGGAAGAAGACCGCGGTGTTCACCAACTCGGAAGAGAGCGCCGTGAAGCTGAGCGAAACCGTGCCCTTCCTGCTCCAGGACTCCTTTGAAAAGGCCGGAGCCACGGTCGAAACAGCAGAGGACTTTTCTGAGAACGCCGTCCGCGACGGCCGCCTGGTTACCGGACAGAACCCGGCCTCAGCCAAGAAAGCCGCCGAGCTTCTGCTCGAAGCATTGGAAAAAGCCGAGTGA
- a CDS encoding D-hexose-6-phosphate mutarotase: MSLPASVRLSDAAPSYPVFEIDHPTCVARVALHGAHVMSWKPVDEDEVLYLSPDAVYKEGKAIRGGIPVCWPWFNAHPTNPEMPSHGIARTRFWELVEAGESGEGVDLKFEMSEGIWHATLTVKAGAELEVMLETRNPNEIPIVVSGALHSYFAVSDIEQVRVVNLEGADYLDTVGTPTMRKQTVALGFGSEVDSIYDSSSSILLVDDLSGRTILIEKSGSPSTVVWNPWVEKAAAFGDLPDDGYRKFCCIEAAIANDRAVIVMPGETHVLSTRISVEE, from the coding sequence ATGAGCCTTCCCGCCTCCGTCCGTTTGTCCGATGCCGCTCCGTCGTATCCCGTTTTCGAAATAGATCATCCGACCTGCGTGGCTCGCGTGGCTCTGCACGGCGCGCATGTGATGTCGTGGAAGCCCGTTGATGAGGATGAGGTCCTGTATCTTAGTCCGGATGCCGTTTACAAGGAGGGGAAGGCGATCCGCGGCGGGATCCCGGTCTGCTGGCCGTGGTTCAATGCGCACCCAACGAATCCGGAAATGCCGTCGCATGGCATTGCCAGGACGAGGTTCTGGGAGTTGGTGGAGGCAGGGGAGAGTGGGGAAGGGGTGGATTTGAAATTTGAGATGAGCGAGGGGATCTGGCATGCAACATTGACCGTGAAGGCAGGAGCGGAGCTGGAGGTGATGTTGGAAACGCGGAATCCGAACGAGATCCCCATCGTGGTTTCCGGCGCATTGCATTCCTATTTCGCGGTCTCGGATATCGAGCAGGTGCGGGTCGTGAACCTGGAGGGGGCGGACTACCTGGATACCGTTGGCACGCCCACCATGCGAAAGCAGACGGTGGCGCTTGGATTCGGAAGTGAGGTGGATTCGATCTACGATAGTTCTAGTAGTATTCTCCTTGTCGATGATCTTTCCGGGAGAACAATCCTCATCGAGAAAAGCGGCAGCCCCTCCACGGTGGTCTGGAATCCCTGGGTGGAGAAAGCCGCCGCGTTCGGGGATTTGCCGGATGACGGGTATCGGAAATTCTGCTGCATCGAGGCGGCAATTGCGAACGACCGGGCGGTGATCGTGATGCCCGGTGAAACCCACGTGCTGAGCACGCGGATCAGCGTCGAGGAGTGA